From Camelina sativa cultivar DH55 chromosome 7, Cs, whole genome shotgun sequence, one genomic window encodes:
- the LOC104702087 gene encoding RNA polymerase-associated protein LEO1-like isoform X1, which translates to MQCYTNEEALASLYINVSASFFLLLLLLYSAVSLLLKLLRFIGGFPLLQRNEDEYDSAAWYTDDEEGEEEEEEELKMSCNTSYHVISRDQNPDLIADIGDDGESLVFYNNSSQDGLNNQYTKEFINFHQTHDHEEEEEEEEEEEEEDDQDSHTSSTEEHFSSANVSPYRSESSSIEEEDDGVEDLHEDRYDDDDDEDEEVGGVSRYDVVEDLVRKLPNTTSTRGPSRFQSGLVFNDKSYNAEVYGVIKDDEEIQPVSGFDMSEIKAEELEEEEEEERGEIFGESCTNGSTSKSSSEWRNSVKTDDPFSTSSRRSCPKWESYTVFQKYDEEMTFLTRISAQKLHETESLKSIMVEPRSISERIVHKLSSNGHKKKQQQYPGGNGSRPNPYVELESAYVAQICLTWEALSWNYKNFERKRSSTQRSFNDVGCPAGIADQFRTFHILLQRYVENEPYEHGRRPEIYARMRTLAPKLLLVPEYQDYEEEEEKEEEKEECFRSRISSASFLMIMEECIRTFMNFLKADKEKPCQKIIKAFFGRSKRGSVDPTLVHLMKKVNTKKKTKLKEMRKGGKYMRKKKMSIEEEMEVLMGLIDLKVVSRVLRMNEMNEEKLHWCEEKMSKVKMVQGGKALQRDSTPLFFPPH; encoded by the exons atgcaatgtTATACAAATGAAGAAGCCTTAGCAAGTCTCTACATCAATGTCTCAGcatccttctttcttctcctcctcctcctctactcCGCCGTCTCCCTCCTCCTCAAGCTCTTACGCTTTATCGGCGGCTTCCCTCTTCTCCAAAg GAATGAAGATGAATATGATTCGGCGGCATGGTATACCGATGATGAAGAaggggaggaagaagaggaagaagagttaAAGATGTCGTGTAATACAAGTTACCATGTAATATCTAGGGATCAAAATCCGGATTTGATAGCTGATATAGGAGACGACGGAGAATCTCTAGTTTTTTACAATAATAGTTCTCAAGATGGACTAAATAATCAATACACGAAGGAGTTTATAAATTTCCATCAAACTCATgatcacgaagaagaagaagaagaagaagaagaagaggaagaggaagatgatcaAGATTCCCACACTTCTTCCACAGAGGAACATTTTTCTTCTGCCAATGTTTCTCCATATCGCAGCGAATCATCATCGATTGAAGAGGAAGACGATGGCGTAGAAGATCTTCATGAAGATcgttatgatgatgatgacgacgaagaTGAAGAGGTAGGAGGAGTGTCACGATACGACGTCGTCGAGGATTTGGTTCGTAAGCTACCAAATACGACTAGTACTCGTGGTCCCTCTCGCTTCCAAAGTGGTTTGGTGTTCAATGACAAAAGCTACAATG CAGAAGTGTATGGGGTAATAAAGGATGACGAGGAGATACAGCCAGTATCGGGTTTTGACATGAGTGAGATTAAAGCAGAGgaattagaggaagaagaagaagaagagagaggggagataTTTGGAGAGTCATGCACGAATGGCTCAACGTCAAAAAGTTCATCGGAATGGAGAAACTCTGTGAAGACCGACGACCCTTTCTCAACTTCCTCTCGCCGGAGTTGCCCTAAATGGGAATCTTACACCGTATTCCAAAAGTATGATGAAGAAATGACTTTTCTCACTAGAATCTCTGCTCAAAAGCTTCACGAAACAG AATCGTTGAAGTCAATCATGGTGGAGCCAAGATCAATATCGGAGAGAATCGTTCACAAGTTATCATCAAACGGgcacaagaaaaaacaacaacaatatccaGGTGGCAATGGGTCTAGACCAAACCCGTACGTGGAACTAGAATCAGCTTACGTGGCGCAGATATGTCTAACATGGGAAGCTCTAAGTTGGAATTACAAAAACTTCGAGAGGAAAAGATCATCAACGCAACGAAGCTTCAACGACGTCGGATGTCCCGCCGGAATCGCCGACCAATTCCGTACGTTTCATATTCTATTACAAAGGTACGTCGAGAATGAGCCTTACGAACATGGACGAAGACCAGAAATTTATGCCCGAATGCGAACACTTGCTCCCAAATTGCTTCTTGTTCCTGAATACCAAG ATtatgaggaagaggaggagaaggaagaagagaaagaggagtgTTTCAGGTCGAGGATATCGTCAGCTTCGTTCTTGATGATCATGGAGGAATGCATAAGAACATTCATGAATTTTCTCAAAGCGGATAAAGAGAAGCCTTGTCAAAAGATCATCAAAGCCTTTTTTGGGAGAAGTAAACGAGGCTCCGTTGATCCAACCCTTGTCCATCTCATGAAGAAAGTCAACACAAAG AAAAAGACGAAACTGAAAGAGATGCGTAAAGGAGGAAAATACAtgaggaaaaagaagatgagTATAGAGGAGGAAATGGAGGTATTGATGGGATTAATAGATTTGAAAGTAGTGTCAAGAGTGTTGAGGATGAACGAAATGAATGAAGAGAAGTTGCATTGGTGTGAAGAGAAGATGAGCAAAGTTAAAATGGTTCAAGGTGGAAAGGCTCTTCAAAGAGATTCCACCCCACTTTTTTTTCCTCCACATTGA
- the LOC104702083 gene encoding transcription factor BEE 3-like, which produces MANLSSDFQTYTMDDPITQLAELSNTLHHFQTFPPFSSPLDSLFFHHQISNHFPGKTPENDFNHHHQGIFLPSNAHNNEESSSKVDTKKRKTFMEAVSTSENSVSDQTLSSSSAAQVSLNGKLLTKNSSSSKRGKRSKNREEEKEREVVHVRARRGQATDSHSIAERARRGKINERLKCLQDIVPGCYKTMGMATMLDEIINYVQSLQNQVEFLSMKITAASSYYDFNSETDAVESMQRAKAREAVEMGQGRDGNPVFHSSSWTL; this is translated from the exons ATGGCGAATCTCTCTTCTGATTTCCAGACATATACGATGGATGATCCCATAACACAACTAGCAGAACTCAGCAACACTCTTCATCACTTCCAAACATTTCctcctttctcttctcctctcgactctctcttctttcatcATCAAATCTCAAATCATTTTCCCGGAAAAACTCCTGAGAATGattttaatcatcatcatcaagggATTTTTTTACCTTCTAATGCTCATAACAACGAAGAGTCTTCATCAAAGGTCGAtacgaagaagagaaaaacatttATGGAAGCTGTGTCTACTTCGGAGAACAGTGTCTCTGATCAAACTCTTTCTAGCTCTTCTGCTGCTCAAGTTTCCCTAAATGGAAAACTTTTGACCAAAAAT AGTTCGTCTTCAAAGAGAGGGAAGAGGTCTAagaatagagaagaagagaaagagagagaagttgtTCATGTTAGAGCCAGAAGAGGCCAAGCCACTGATAGCCACAGCATAGCAGAGCGg GCTCGGCGAGGAAAAATAAACGAGAGATTGAAATGCTTGCAAGATATAGTCCCCGGATGTTATAAG ACAATGGGAATGGCTACTATGCTGGACGAGATAATCAATTACGTCCAGTCATTGCAAAATCAAGTCGAG TTTTTATCTATGAAGATTACAGCAGCAAGTTCGTATTATGACTTTAACTCGGAAACTGATGCTGTGGAGTCCATGCAG AGGGCAAAGGCACGTGAGGCAGTGGAGATGGGGCAAGGAAGGGATGGGAATCCTGTCTTCCATTCATCATCATGGACcctttga
- the LOC104702087 gene encoding RNA polymerase-associated protein LEO1-like isoform X2, whose amino-acid sequence MQCYTNEEALASLYINVSASFFLLLLLLYSAVSLLLKLLRFIGGFPLLQRNEDEYDSAAWYTDDEEGEEEEEEELKMSCNTSYHVISRDQNPDLIADIGDDGESLVFYNNSSQDGLNNQYTKEFINFHQTHDHEEEEEEEEEEEEEDDQDSHTSSTEEHFSSANVSPYRSESSSIEEEDDGVEDLHEDRYDDDDDEDEEVGGVSRYDVVEDLVRKLPNTTSTRGPSRFQSGLVFNDKSYNEVYGVIKDDEEIQPVSGFDMSEIKAEELEEEEEEERGEIFGESCTNGSTSKSSSEWRNSVKTDDPFSTSSRRSCPKWESYTVFQKYDEEMTFLTRISAQKLHETESLKSIMVEPRSISERIVHKLSSNGHKKKQQQYPGGNGSRPNPYVELESAYVAQICLTWEALSWNYKNFERKRSSTQRSFNDVGCPAGIADQFRTFHILLQRYVENEPYEHGRRPEIYARMRTLAPKLLLVPEYQDYEEEEEKEEEKEECFRSRISSASFLMIMEECIRTFMNFLKADKEKPCQKIIKAFFGRSKRGSVDPTLVHLMKKVNTKKKTKLKEMRKGGKYMRKKKMSIEEEMEVLMGLIDLKVVSRVLRMNEMNEEKLHWCEEKMSKVKMVQGGKALQRDSTPLFFPPH is encoded by the exons atgcaatgtTATACAAATGAAGAAGCCTTAGCAAGTCTCTACATCAATGTCTCAGcatccttctttcttctcctcctcctcctctactcCGCCGTCTCCCTCCTCCTCAAGCTCTTACGCTTTATCGGCGGCTTCCCTCTTCTCCAAAg GAATGAAGATGAATATGATTCGGCGGCATGGTATACCGATGATGAAGAaggggaggaagaagaggaagaagagttaAAGATGTCGTGTAATACAAGTTACCATGTAATATCTAGGGATCAAAATCCGGATTTGATAGCTGATATAGGAGACGACGGAGAATCTCTAGTTTTTTACAATAATAGTTCTCAAGATGGACTAAATAATCAATACACGAAGGAGTTTATAAATTTCCATCAAACTCATgatcacgaagaagaagaagaagaagaagaagaagaggaagaggaagatgatcaAGATTCCCACACTTCTTCCACAGAGGAACATTTTTCTTCTGCCAATGTTTCTCCATATCGCAGCGAATCATCATCGATTGAAGAGGAAGACGATGGCGTAGAAGATCTTCATGAAGATcgttatgatgatgatgacgacgaagaTGAAGAGGTAGGAGGAGTGTCACGATACGACGTCGTCGAGGATTTGGTTCGTAAGCTACCAAATACGACTAGTACTCGTGGTCCCTCTCGCTTCCAAAGTGGTTTGGTGTTCAATGACAAAAGCTACAATG AAGTGTATGGGGTAATAAAGGATGACGAGGAGATACAGCCAGTATCGGGTTTTGACATGAGTGAGATTAAAGCAGAGgaattagaggaagaagaagaagaagagagaggggagataTTTGGAGAGTCATGCACGAATGGCTCAACGTCAAAAAGTTCATCGGAATGGAGAAACTCTGTGAAGACCGACGACCCTTTCTCAACTTCCTCTCGCCGGAGTTGCCCTAAATGGGAATCTTACACCGTATTCCAAAAGTATGATGAAGAAATGACTTTTCTCACTAGAATCTCTGCTCAAAAGCTTCACGAAACAG AATCGTTGAAGTCAATCATGGTGGAGCCAAGATCAATATCGGAGAGAATCGTTCACAAGTTATCATCAAACGGgcacaagaaaaaacaacaacaatatccaGGTGGCAATGGGTCTAGACCAAACCCGTACGTGGAACTAGAATCAGCTTACGTGGCGCAGATATGTCTAACATGGGAAGCTCTAAGTTGGAATTACAAAAACTTCGAGAGGAAAAGATCATCAACGCAACGAAGCTTCAACGACGTCGGATGTCCCGCCGGAATCGCCGACCAATTCCGTACGTTTCATATTCTATTACAAAGGTACGTCGAGAATGAGCCTTACGAACATGGACGAAGACCAGAAATTTATGCCCGAATGCGAACACTTGCTCCCAAATTGCTTCTTGTTCCTGAATACCAAG ATtatgaggaagaggaggagaaggaagaagagaaagaggagtgTTTCAGGTCGAGGATATCGTCAGCTTCGTTCTTGATGATCATGGAGGAATGCATAAGAACATTCATGAATTTTCTCAAAGCGGATAAAGAGAAGCCTTGTCAAAAGATCATCAAAGCCTTTTTTGGGAGAAGTAAACGAGGCTCCGTTGATCCAACCCTTGTCCATCTCATGAAGAAAGTCAACACAAAG AAAAAGACGAAACTGAAAGAGATGCGTAAAGGAGGAAAATACAtgaggaaaaagaagatgagTATAGAGGAGGAAATGGAGGTATTGATGGGATTAATAGATTTGAAAGTAGTGTCAAGAGTGTTGAGGATGAACGAAATGAATGAAGAGAAGTTGCATTGGTGTGAAGAGAAGATGAGCAAAGTTAAAATGGTTCAAGGTGGAAAGGCTCTTCAAAGAGATTCCACCCCACTTTTTTTTCCTCCACATTGA
- the LOC104702084 gene encoding cleavage stimulating factor 64, with product MAGKQIGGDGGLPANLAGMTKSQLYDIMSQMKTLIDQNHQQAREILIRNPLLTKALFQAQIMLGMVQPAQVVPKVEPQAGQQQPQQSHQSIPPKPNVQAHMSSVQGGVGLQEPAATMQPQAPIRKHPTPQPMPMPPPPPSVSATNNAPSQPRFSHPQRQGHLNPSVNSLSHPQSSQVQSAPPPAPHHPTSQPTPFHHLDIPASSTQLQQQPMHLGGGPHLTQQQPRPYHHQYGAAQTGPNTGFQHHGAPPQHLSQPMFHSGNRPSASGGPQFPQGQPHLSNQSPYQGGGQYRGDYSNNQLGGPMAADRGTSWMSGQSESSSITHLPGLGPVPPPSQVGPVGGPPPRPGPISAEMEKALLQQVMSLTPEQINLLPPEQRNQVLQLQQILRQ from the exons ATGGCGGGTAAGCAGATCGGCGGAGACGGCGGTTTACCGGCAAATCTCGCCGGAATGACAAAAAGTCAGCTCTACGACATTATGTCGCAGATGAAG ACGTTGATTGATCAAAACCATCAACAAGCGAGGGAGATTCTGATTCGGAACCCTCTTTTGACGAAGGCTCTTTTCCAG GCACAAATCATGCTTGGAATGGTTCAGCCTGCTCAAGTG GTTCCTAAAGTTGAACCACAAGCCGGGCAACAACAGCCTCAACAATCTCATCAATCTATCCCACCAAAGCCAAACGTTCAAGCTCATATGTCATCTGTTCAAGGCGGAGTCGGCTTACAAGAGCCAGCTGCTACAATGCAGCCACAAGCCCCGATTAGGAAACACCCAACACCGCAGCCAATGCCtatgcctcctcctcctccttctgtTTCTGCAACTAATAATGCACCATCACAGCCTCGTTTTTCTCATCCCCAGCGTCAGGGACATCTGAATCCTTCTGTCAATTCTTTGTCTCATCCACAGTCTTCTCAAGTTCAGAGCGCGCCTCCTCCAGCTCCCCATCATCCAACATCCCAACCAACTCCTTTTCATCATCTTGATATACCAGCTTCCTCGACTCAGTTGCAGCAACAACCTATGCACTTGGGTGGAGGTCCTCATTTGACTCAGCAACAGCCTAGACCATATCATCATCAATATGGAGCAGCCCAGACTGGTCCAAACACTGGGTTTCAGCACCATGGGGCACCTCCTCAGCATCTTTCTCAACCCATGTTTCAT TCAGGCAATAGACCTTCTGCTTCTGGTGGACCTCAATTCCCGCAGGGGCAGCCACATCTGTCTAATCAGTCACCATATCAG GGAGGAGGTCAATATCGTGGAGACTACAGCAATAACCAGCTAGGAGGTCCAATGGCTGCAGACAGAGGAACTTCTTGGATGTCTGGCCAATCAGAGAGCTCAAGCATTACTCATCTCCCAGGCTTAGGACCGGTGCCTCCACCAAGCCAAGTTGGGCCTGTAGGTGGCCCACCACCTCGCCCTGGACCG ATATCTGCAGAGATGGAGAAGGCATTACTTCAACAGGTGATGAGTCTGACGCCAGAGCAGATCAATCTGCTGCCACCAGAACAGAGAAACCAAGTCCTTCAGCTTCAACAGATTCTCCGACAGTGA
- the LOC104702086 gene encoding kinesin-like protein KIN-14G, protein MNPMRDQPGSPYGDSTPRSPFSPFSPLSGGDDRNRNLPDSKTPRSPFSPFSPLSGDERHKNLAESKFQQALANSGQLDPSSPGSMHHGGHKFHEVFQMKQGRYDLQASKISEMMKSSSLDNAPTQSLLSVVNGILDESIERKNGEIPQRVACLLRKVVQEIERRISTQAEHLRTQNNIFKTREEKYQSRINVLEALASGSGVEHEIATQQLRQIKTEKSMWEEKKKHEEEDMVKLMKQNDQYNLEIAALKQELEASKKEHEQQYSQMESKTMTEKSKWEEQKKNEDEDMAKLLKENDQFNLEISSLRQELETTRKAYEQQCSQMESQTMVATTGLESRLKELEQEGKVAHTAKNALEERVKELEHMGKEVQTAKNALEEKIKQLQQMEKETKTANTSLEGKIQELEQNLVNWKTKVKEMEQKSESSHQSWNRKELSYRSFIENQSQALQELRFYSRSIKQEILKVQENYTEQFSQLGKKLVELSNAAENYHAVLTENRKLFNELQELKGNIRVFCRVRPFLPGQGAPNTVVEYVGEDGELVVTNPTRPGKDGLRQFKFNKVYSPAATQADVFSDIRPLVRSVLDGYNVCIFAYGQTGSGKTYTMTGPDGASEEDWGVNYRALNDLFKISQSRKGNISYEVGVQMVEIYNEQVLDLLSSDNTQKKLGILSTTQQNGLAVPDASMYPVTSTSDVITLMDIGLQNRAVGCTALNERSSRSHSIVTVHVRGKDMKTGSVLYGNLHLVDLAGSERVDRSEVTGDRLREAQHINKSLSSLGDVIFSLASKNAHVPYRNSKLTQILQSSLGGRAKTLMFVQLNPDAISYSESMSTLKFAERVSGVELGAAKTSKDGKDVRDLMEQLASLKDTIARKDEEIERLHLAKETHSQRLQKPMLRRKSIGHTDDINSDTGEYSSQQSRYSVTDGESLTSSAEAEYDERLSEITSDAASLGTQGSMDVAKRPPKISDRAKSMTARSSTSVTRPLDKLRKVASKTTSTVAKVTSGLSSSSKGLSSSSIKKTGSTSSLAKSSKRWA, encoded by the exons ATGAATCCTATGCGTGATCAACCAGGCAGCCCTTATGGAGATTCAACTCCTCGTAGTCCGTTTTCTCCCTTCTCTCCATTATCTGGTGGAGACGATAGGAATAGGAATCTGCCTGATTCCAAAACTCCTCGTAgtcctttctctcctttttctccaTTATCTGGAGATGAAAGGCACAAAAACCTCGCAGAGTCTAAATTTCAGCAAGCCCTTGCCAATTCTGGCCAATTAG ATCCATCTTCCCCTGGATCGATGCACCATGGAGGACACAAGTTTCATGAGGTTTTCCAAATGAAACAAGGGCGTTATGATCTTCAAGCCTCAAAGATTTCTGAAATGATGAAATCAAGTAGCTTAGAT AACGCTCCTACGCAGTCACTTCTAAGCGTTGTGAATGGAATTTTAGATGAAAGTATTGAAAGAAAGAATGGTGAAATCCCTCAG CGTGTGGCATGCCTCTTGAGAAAAGTCGTGCAGGAGATTGAGCGACGTATATCAACTCAAGCTGAGCATCTAAGAACG caaaacaatatttttaaaactcgTGAGGAAAAATATCAGTCAAGGATCAATGTCCTTGAAGCCTTGGCATCAGGAAGTGGTGTAGAACATGAG atTGCTACACAACAGCTTAGACAGATAAAG ACAGAAAAGTCAATGtgggaagaaaagaagaaacatgaagAGGAAGATATGGTTAAGCTAATGAAACAAAATGATCAATACAACCTCGAAATTGCTGCGCTGAAGCAAGAATTGGAGGCATCTAAAAAAGAACATGAACAACAATACTCGCAAATGGAAAGCAAAACAATG ACAGAGAAGTCAAAGTgggaagaacaaaagaaaaacgaagACGAGGATATGGCCAAGCTATTGAAAGAAAATGATCAATTCAACCTTGAGATTTCTTCGTTAAGGCAAGAGCTGGAGACAACGAGAAAAGCGTATGAACAGCAATGCTCGCAAATGGAAAGCCAAACAATGGTCGCTACAACAGGACTTGAGAGCAGGCTGAAGGAACTTGAACAAGAGGGAAAAGTGGCGCACACTGCAAAAAATGCCCTTGAGGAAAGGGTTAAAGAGCTTGAACATATGGGAAAAGAAGTACAGACTGCTAAAAATGCTCTTGAGGAAAAGATAAAACAGCTTCaacaaatggaaaaagaaacaaaaactgcTAATACAAGCCTTGAAGGAAAGATTCAAGAGCTTGAACAGAACCTTGTAAATTGGAAGACTAAAGTCAAAGAAATGGAGCAAAAGTCTGAGTCCTCACACCAAAGTTGGAATCGAAAAGAACTTTCCTATAGAAGCTTTATTGAAAACCAGTCTCAGGCACTACAG GAGTTGAGGTTCTATTCAAGATCCATCAAGCAAGAAATATTGAAGGTTCAAGAGAACTATACAGAACAGTTCAGCCAATTAG GAAAGAAACTGGTTGAACTTAGCAATGCTGCCGAAAACTATCACGCTGTACTAACTGAAAACCGGAAGCTTTTTAACGAGCTTCAGGAGCTGAAAG GAAACATCAGAGTATTTTGCCGGGTGAGGCCTTTTCTTCCTGGACAGGGTGCACCAAACACAGTGGTCGAGTATGTGGGTGAGGATGGAGAATTAGTAGTGACCAATCCAACTAGACCCGGTAAAGACGGTCTTCGCCAATTTAAGTTCAACAAGGTGTATAGTCCAGCTGCTACTCAAG CTGACGTCTTTTCAGACATAAGACCCCTGGTTAGGTCAGTACTTGATGGGTACAATGTATGTATATTTGCATATGGCCAGACAGGATCAGGGAAAACTTATACAATG ACTGGTCCAGACGGAGCAAGTGAAGAGGACTGGGGAGTTAATTATCGCGCTCTCAATGATCTCTTTAAAATCTCTCAATCTAGAAAGGGAAACATATCGTATGAAGTTGGGGTTCAAATGGTGGAAATATACAATGAACAAGTGCTCGATCTGCTGTCTTCTGACAATACTCAAAAGAA ACTAGGGATCCTTTCTACAACTCAACAAAATGGCCTGGCTGTGCCTGATGCGAGCATGTATCCTGTGACATCAACTTCAGATGTGATTACATTGATGGACATTGGACTACAGAATCGAGCCGTTGGTTGTACTGCCTTGAATGAAAGGAGTAGCCGCTCTCACAG CATTGTCACTGTTCATGTTCGCGGTAAAGATATGAAGACCGGGTCTGTGCTATACGGTAATCTTCATTTGGTGGATCTGGCAGGAAGTGAGAGAGTAGATCGCTCTGAAGTTACAGGAGACAGACTAAGAGAAGCACAACATATAAACAAATCGCTCTCATCTCTTGGAGATGTGATATTCTCTCTTGCTTCAAAGAATGCCCATGTACCATACAGAAACAGCAAGCTAACACAGATCCTCCAAAGCTCTCTTG GAGGACGAGCAAAGACCTTGATGTTTGTGCAACTCAACCCTGACGCTATTTCATACTCAGAGTCAATGAGTACCTTGAAATTCGCAGAGCGTGTCTCTGGAGTCGAACTTGGTGCTGCAAAGACCAGTAAAGATGGTAAAGATGTTCGAGACTTAATGGAACAG TTAGCGTCCCTTAAGGACACCATAGCGAGAAAAGACGAAGAGATAGAGAGGCTTCATCTGGCAAAAGAAACTCATTCTCAGAGACTTCAGAAACCAATGCTGAGAAGAAAGAGCATCGGACATACCGATGACATAAACTCAGATACAGGAGAATATTCATCACAACAATCAAGATACTCTGTTACTGACGGTGAGAGTTTAACCTCCTCCGCCGAGGCAGAGTACGATGAGAGACTAAGCGAGATTACTTCTGATGCTGCTTCTTTGGGAACACAAGGATCCATGGATGTTGCTAAAAGACCACCTAAAATCTCAGACAG AGCCAAGTCGATGACTGCAAGATCATCCACGAGTGTAACACGACCGCTCGATAAACTTCGGAAAGTCGCTTCAAAAACTACATCGACCGTTGCTAAGGTCACATCTGGCTTGTCGTCATCAAGTAAAGGCTTATCGTCATCAA gCATTAAGAAGACGGGCAGTACTTCTAGTTTGGCAAAGTCTTCAAAGCGGTGGGCGTAA